One Henriciella litoralis genomic window carries:
- a CDS encoding zinc ribbon domain-containing protein YjdM: MSELPPCPLCNSAFTYEDGALLVCPECAHEWPADPSLDPDVKVWRDANGTVLEDGDTVTVIKDLKVKGSSSVVKVGTRVKNIRLVDGDHDIDCKIDGIGQMGLKTEFVKKA, encoded by the coding sequence ATGAGCGAACTTCCCCCCTGCCCGCTTTGTAATTCAGCCTTTACGTATGAGGACGGCGCGCTGCTCGTGTGCCCGGAATGCGCGCATGAATGGCCTGCGGACCCTTCGCTGGACCCTGACGTAAAAGTCTGGCGGGATGCCAACGGCACCGTCCTCGAGGATGGCGACACGGTCACCGTCATCAAGGACCTTAAGGTCAAAGGTTCATCCAGCGTTGTGAAAGTCGGCACGCGCGTGAAGAATATCCGGCTCGTCGACGGCGATCATGACATCGATTGCAAGATCGACGGCATCGGACAGATGGGCCTCAAAACCGAGTTTGTGAAAAAGGCCTGA
- a CDS encoding DNA topoisomerase IB: protein MPFSLARDDMKPADAGLIYVECSGRGWTRKPYGNGFTYQDADGNTLTGEARERAEALVLPPAWTDVWICEKPDGHLQATGVDEAGRTQYRYHPDWRLHCEQVKFSDMKSFGEALPRLRKHVREVLDNPQDHAELATAAIVRILDKGALRIGSERYAETGAFGASTLYKRHVRQTGDDTVRLKFKGKGGKQQEISICDASLVAAVSELQCLKGQSLFNTPDGHVGSTQVNRFIQRVADGGFTAKDFRTWGGSVAAIKALRKGADSIKAVSEAAADHLGNTPTIARNSYIHPRVIEMARDGETPDAEAGPVRLRKDERRLFAVLEAAEPGE from the coding sequence ATGCCTTTCTCACTCGCCCGCGATGACATGAAGCCCGCCGATGCCGGCCTTATCTATGTTGAATGTTCGGGGCGAGGATGGACCCGCAAGCCTTATGGCAACGGCTTCACCTATCAGGATGCAGACGGCAACACGCTGACCGGCGAGGCGCGCGAACGTGCTGAAGCGCTGGTTCTGCCGCCAGCCTGGACCGATGTCTGGATATGCGAAAAGCCGGATGGCCATTTGCAGGCGACAGGCGTCGATGAAGCCGGGCGCACGCAATACCGCTATCACCCCGACTGGCGGCTACATTGCGAGCAGGTCAAATTCTCGGACATGAAGTCCTTTGGCGAGGCGCTACCGCGTTTGCGCAAGCACGTGCGCGAGGTGCTGGATAATCCGCAAGATCATGCAGAGCTCGCGACGGCGGCCATCGTCCGGATCCTCGACAAGGGCGCGTTGCGCATCGGGTCTGAGCGGTACGCCGAAACCGGAGCGTTTGGGGCGTCCACGCTCTACAAGCGACACGTCCGTCAGACGGGCGACGATACGGTGCGCCTGAAGTTCAAAGGCAAGGGTGGCAAGCAACAGGAAATCTCGATCTGTGATGCCTCGCTGGTCGCGGCGGTCAGCGAGCTCCAGTGCCTGAAAGGCCAGTCGCTTTTCAATACACCGGATGGCCATGTCGGCTCGACTCAGGTCAACCGCTTCATCCAGCGCGTCGCTGATGGCGGTTTTACAGCCAAGGACTTCAGGACCTGGGGCGGCTCGGTCGCCGCGATCAAGGCGCTCCGGAAGGGCGCCGACAGCATCAAGGCTGTGTCAGAAGCCGCCGCTGATCATCTAGGTAACACGCCGACGATTGCTCGCAATTCCTACATCCACCCGCGCGTAATCGAGATGGCCCGCGATGGCGAGACGCCAGATGCAGAGGCAGGGCCTGTCAGACTGCGCAAGGATGAACGCAGGCTCTTTGCCGTTCTGGAGGCTGCCGAGCCGGGCGAGTGA
- a CDS encoding acetyl-CoA acetyltransferase, which yields MAKGSMPVLVGVGQFMSEWDGSEGAEGAPSPLSLAVEASKAALADAGISGSDIDTVTFVRIFEDSVRNAPHPHGHNTNLPGTLARDIGATPERLIYSDVGGQSPQALANEMAARIHAGEVEIALVAGSEANRASKGARKNKVEIKWADSSDADYEDRGLGGQMISREEIKHGLVAPAYFYALFENAIAAREGRGRSGQRAAMAALFQPFTEVAANNPYAQFPEARTEEFLATPSPKNYEFADPFLKWHIAQDAVNQGAAFIIMSEDKADELGVDADKRVYLHGAGEAGDDLISLRPKLDGSWAMEQAIHRALKQADKTPGGISHFDLYSCFPCAVFSSAAVLGIDPETDDRPLTLTGGLPFFGGPGNNYSMHGIAEMAAKLREEAGSFGLVLANGGWMTKEAVGVWSTTRPDVFKPVEKAAKPTEQVELDPAPEGGTVETYTVVHGREGPAHGVIFGRTDAGKRFIAVAEPAALKQLREDASPVGARVTTTTEGEVTSFRFA from the coding sequence ATGGCTAAGGGTTCAATGCCGGTACTAGTGGGCGTCGGTCAGTTCATGAGCGAATGGGATGGCAGTGAGGGCGCGGAGGGTGCCCCGTCGCCGCTGAGTCTTGCGGTGGAAGCATCGAAAGCAGCGCTCGCAGATGCTGGCATATCCGGCAGCGACATCGACACGGTGACCTTTGTCCGCATCTTTGAGGACTCGGTCCGCAATGCGCCTCACCCCCACGGCCACAACACTAATCTGCCCGGCACGTTGGCCCGCGACATTGGCGCGACGCCTGAGCGTCTGATCTATTCCGATGTCGGCGGTCAAAGCCCGCAAGCGCTCGCCAATGAGATGGCGGCCCGCATCCATGCTGGCGAGGTCGAGATTGCGCTTGTGGCCGGGTCCGAGGCCAATCGCGCGTCCAAGGGCGCGCGCAAGAACAAGGTTGAGATCAAATGGGCTGATAGCTCAGATGCCGACTATGAAGATCGCGGCCTTGGCGGCCAGATGATCTCCCGCGAAGAGATCAAGCACGGCCTGGTGGCCCCTGCCTATTTCTATGCGCTGTTTGAAAATGCGATTGCTGCCCGTGAAGGTCGTGGCCGCTCTGGCCAGCGCGCAGCGATGGCAGCGCTCTTCCAACCTTTCACCGAAGTCGCAGCAAACAACCCGTATGCGCAGTTTCCCGAAGCGCGCACGGAAGAGTTTCTCGCGACACCGTCTCCGAAAAATTACGAGTTCGCAGATCCCTTCCTGAAATGGCATATCGCGCAGGATGCGGTGAACCAGGGCGCAGCTTTCATCATCATGTCCGAGGACAAGGCCGATGAGCTTGGCGTCGATGCAGACAAGCGCGTCTATCTGCATGGCGCGGGCGAGGCGGGCGACGATCTTATCTCGCTACGCCCGAAACTTGATGGCTCCTGGGCCATGGAACAGGCGATCCATCGCGCCCTGAAACAAGCTGACAAGACGCCCGGCGGTATCTCGCATTTTGATCTTTATTCGTGCTTTCCATGCGCGGTGTTCTCATCTGCAGCCGTGCTCGGCATCGATCCGGAAACCGATGATCGCCCACTTACGCTGACGGGCGGCCTGCCCTTCTTTGGGGGGCCGGGCAACAATTACTCCATGCACGGCATCGCCGAGATGGCGGCAAAGCTTCGCGAGGAAGCCGGCTCATTTGGTCTCGTGCTCGCCAATGGCGGCTGGATGACAAAGGAGGCCGTCGGTGTCTGGTCAACGACGCGGCCTGATGTGTTCAAACCGGTCGAGAAAGCTGCCAAGCCTACGGAGCAGGTTGAACTTGATCCGGCCCCAGAAGGCGGAACGGTTGAGACCTACACCGTCGTGCATGGCCGCGAAGGCCCGGCGCATGGTGTCATCTTCGGACGTACAGATGCTGGAAAGCGTTTCATCGCCGTGGCCGAGCCAGCCGCGCTCAAGCAACTGCGCGAGGACGCATCGCCGGTCGGCGCGCGCGTGACGACAACAACCGAAGGAGAAGTGACAAGCTTCCGGTTTGCCTGA
- a CDS encoding zinc transporter ZntB — translation MTSTQDTPLIFGFEFDEDGGARKLSWEELASGPAARPGVRRWLHLDRLSPAAQTWLNTVSGIDAVIDRALLQEDTRPRCARHGDGLLINLRGVNLNEGAAPEDMIAIRIWMTEEVVVSLRAYHIMAVQDLHDQIMAGDIPNSSGAIVSTIATRLTHRIEPVVADLDDEADQFEDSLLEDGATLPKTALASFRRKVLTIRRYIIPQREALAHIIREGEDMFSTGDILHLREIADRVIRIGEELDSIRERSLVLQEQVMEERSERMNERLFVLSIISAIFLPLGFVTGLFGVNLGGMPGLNDAAAFTLLCIGLVGLTVALLLMLRRMRWL, via the coding sequence ATGACAAGTACGCAAGATACCCCTCTGATTTTCGGCTTTGAGTTTGACGAAGATGGCGGCGCCAGGAAACTATCCTGGGAGGAATTAGCAAGTGGACCGGCCGCCCGGCCCGGCGTTCGGCGCTGGCTTCACCTTGATCGTCTGTCACCTGCCGCACAGACTTGGCTCAATACGGTGAGCGGGATCGACGCCGTCATCGACAGGGCTTTGCTGCAGGAGGACACCCGCCCCCGCTGCGCGCGTCATGGCGACGGCCTTCTGATCAATTTGCGCGGGGTGAACCTCAATGAAGGGGCCGCCCCCGAAGACATGATCGCCATCCGGATATGGATGACGGAAGAGGTGGTCGTCTCGCTGCGCGCCTATCACATTATGGCGGTCCAGGATCTTCACGACCAGATCATGGCAGGAGACATCCCGAACTCGAGCGGCGCAATCGTTTCAACGATCGCGACGCGGCTGACCCACCGTATTGAGCCGGTTGTTGCTGATCTTGATGACGAGGCAGACCAGTTTGAAGACTCGCTTCTGGAGGATGGCGCCACATTGCCAAAAACGGCATTGGCGAGCTTTCGCCGCAAGGTCCTCACCATCCGCCGCTACATCATTCCGCAACGCGAAGCGCTCGCGCACATTATTCGTGAGGGCGAGGATATGTTCAGTACCGGCGATATCCTCCATCTGAGAGAAATCGCCGACCGTGTGATCCGCATTGGGGAAGAGCTGGATTCCATCCGTGAGCGGAGCCTGGTCCTGCAGGAACAGGTGATGGAAGAGCGTAGCGAACGGATGAACGAGCGGCTTTTTGTCCTCTCCATCATCTCGGCAATCTTCCTGCCGCTTGGTTTTGTCACCGGGCTTTTTGGCGTCAACCTTGGGGGTATGCCGGGCTTGAACGATGCGGCTGCCTTCACCCTGCTGTGTATTGGACTGGTGGGGCTGACCGTTGCGCTCTTGTTGATGCTGCGAAGGATGCGCTGGCTCTAA
- a CDS encoding amidohydrolase family protein, translating into MAYIEGRLVHDADSHLMELYDCLDSYLTADELKRYRALPGYNAKLSRAEWMDRARKDHRDDGFRAEADDNIMLRKNYDAKGAFIPEDRPRVVDLLGVASQLIFTTHNLGNLGLDQSGDLDLCYSVARAHNQMMTEFCAVDRRLLATAYIPLEDIDRTIDTARQALDLGAKGLLIPSWCPQDHSPSHVGLDPLWAMAEEAGVPILFHVGFEEKMNPVYKENGLPPVPDFHGGDDNFTSISYMPIPNSAMQTLSTLIFDGVFDRFSNLKFGAIELGASWVPGWMRSLDSAAHAFMRNEERLQNLSAKPSEIVQRQLRVTPYPHEDAGWVIRNAGEQICMFSSDYPHIEGGRNPIKRFDSVLEGLPQSAIDAFYADNFIDMMGKALPADLKRPAHLVAAE; encoded by the coding sequence ATGGCCTATATCGAAGGACGCCTTGTCCATGACGCTGATAGCCACCTGATGGAGCTATATGACTGTCTGGATTCATATCTGACTGCCGATGAGCTGAAACGATATCGCGCCCTGCCCGGCTATAACGCGAAACTCAGCCGCGCGGAGTGGATGGACCGGGCTCGCAAAGACCACCGCGATGACGGTTTTCGCGCAGAGGCAGATGACAACATCATGCTGCGCAAGAACTACGATGCGAAAGGCGCTTTCATTCCGGAAGACCGGCCGCGCGTTGTCGATCTGCTCGGCGTGGCGAGCCAGCTCATCTTCACCACTCACAACCTCGGCAATCTCGGTCTCGACCAGAGCGGAGACCTCGACCTTTGCTATTCGGTGGCCCGCGCCCACAACCAGATGATGACCGAGTTTTGCGCCGTGGACCGGCGATTGCTGGCGACGGCCTATATTCCGCTGGAAGACATTGACCGCACGATCGATACCGCCCGCCAAGCTCTGGACCTCGGCGCCAAAGGGCTGCTGATCCCATCATGGTGCCCGCAAGATCACAGCCCGAGCCATGTCGGGCTCGACCCGCTTTGGGCGATGGCTGAAGAGGCGGGCGTGCCGATCCTTTTCCATGTTGGGTTCGAAGAGAAAATGAACCCCGTCTATAAGGAAAACGGCCTGCCGCCGGTGCCTGATTTCCATGGGGGCGACGATAATTTCACCTCGATCAGCTACATGCCGATCCCAAACTCGGCGATGCAGACGCTTTCGACGCTGATCTTCGATGGCGTCTTTGACCGTTTTTCGAACCTTAAATTCGGCGCGATCGAACTTGGCGCCTCATGGGTGCCGGGATGGATGCGCAGTCTCGATTCTGCAGCCCACGCTTTCATGCGCAATGAGGAACGGCTGCAAAACCTGTCGGCCAAGCCCTCCGAAATCGTCCAGCGCCAGCTTCGCGTGACGCCCTATCCGCATGAAGATGCAGGCTGGGTCATCCGGAATGCCGGTGAGCAAATCTGCATGTTCTCATCGGACTACCCCCACATCGAAGGCGGGCGAAACCCCATCAAGCGTTTCGATTCCGTGCTCGAAGGTCTGCCTCAAAGCGCGATCGACGCCTTCTATGCCGATAATTTCATCGACATGATGGGCAAGGCGCTGCCCGCTGACCTGAAGAGGCCAGCCCATCTCGTGGCGGCTGAATAG
- a CDS encoding fatty acid desaturase CarF family protein, with product MFISAITTVAATSAKILGGVYLADLVSGAFHWMEDRYGDPKWPILGHTIRENQQHHHTPRSFLKGNLWTRNREVWAIGAAFLAVFALVGWLNLFTGTAVLFGMFANEIHACAHRSPKENGRLITALQKTGFLQSHAHHTAHHRKGKDSHFCVMTNHVNPVLEKLQVFQRLETLIKWVSGILPRLDDSVNPRYRRAV from the coding sequence ATGTTTATTTCGGCTATCACGACTGTCGCCGCCACAAGTGCAAAGATCCTCGGCGGCGTCTATCTGGCAGACCTTGTTTCCGGCGCCTTTCACTGGATGGAAGACCGCTATGGCGATCCCAAGTGGCCAATTCTCGGACATACGATCCGGGAGAACCAGCAACACCACCACACGCCACGCAGCTTCCTCAAAGGCAATCTATGGACCCGCAACCGCGAGGTCTGGGCGATTGGCGCCGCGTTCCTCGCCGTCTTTGCGCTGGTTGGCTGGCTCAATCTCTTCACCGGCACAGCCGTTCTCTTCGGCATGTTCGCAAACGAAATTCATGCCTGCGCGCACCGCAGCCCCAAGGAAAACGGCAGACTGATCACGGCGCTCCAGAAGACGGGCTTCCTGCAATCGCATGCCCATCACACCGCCCATCACCGCAAAGGCAAGGACAGCCATTTCTGCGTGATGACCAACCACGTGAACCCGGTGCTGGAAAAGCTCCAGGTCTTCCAGCGGCTCGAAACGCTCATCAAATGGGTGTCAGGCATCCTCCCGCGCCTCGATGACAGCGTGAACCCCCGCTATCGCCGGGCCGTCTAG
- a CDS encoding DUF938 domain-containing protein, with protein sequence MTDKAQDDIGSSGKSVALEARETAEDGRRYSPSAARNKDVLADVIAANMPVAGHILEIASGTGEHGAHFVSRFPSLQWSYTDLDEMSLASQRAWARLAEGAERLHGPLKVDASQDHWGEAENPSTYDGLFCANMIHIAPFAAARGLLTGAGRLLRTGGRLMLYGPFAREGQIAPSNARFSEDLQRRDPDWGVRDLDLDIVPIAEAASLCLFDVIEMPANNLSVIFEKIKK encoded by the coding sequence ATGACGGATAAGGCTCAGGACGATATCGGCAGCAGCGGTAAGTCCGTCGCGCTTGAGGCGCGCGAGACGGCCGAGGATGGGCGACGCTATTCGCCATCGGCCGCGCGAAACAAGGATGTCCTCGCAGATGTGATCGCGGCCAATATGCCGGTTGCAGGCCATATCCTCGAAATCGCCTCCGGCACGGGCGAACATGGCGCGCATTTCGTCAGCCGTTTTCCTTCGCTGCAGTGGAGCTATACCGATCTCGACGAGATGTCGCTCGCGAGCCAGCGGGCCTGGGCAAGGCTCGCTGAGGGGGCGGAGCGGCTGCATGGGCCGCTGAAGGTTGATGCATCTCAAGATCATTGGGGCGAAGCGGAAAATCCCTCCACTTATGACGGCCTGTTCTGCGCGAATATGATCCACATTGCGCCTTTCGCGGCTGCGCGCGGCTTGCTGACCGGGGCAGGGCGACTGCTCCGCACAGGGGGCCGCCTGATGCTCTACGGCCCATTTGCGCGCGAGGGACAGATAGCGCCATCGAATGCGCGGTTCAGCGAAGACCTCCAGCGGCGCGATCCAGACTGGGGCGTGCGTGACCTTGATCTCGACATCGTGCCAATCGCTGAGGCCGCGTCATTGTGCTTGTTCGATGTTATCGAAATGCCGGCGAACAATCTCAGCGTGATCTTCGAGAAAATAAAAAAGTAG
- a CDS encoding aldo/keto reductase — MTATRRIGDSDVYPIGLGCMNLSHAYGAPTEPAAASRLLNEALDLGCNFFDTATIYGAGENEKLVAASVGERRKDIFLASKCVLDVRDGKRVLDGRPGAIKAACDASLKRLNTDVIDLYYMHRPDPNVPIEDSVGALSELVEAGKIRFVGLSEMGQRLIERAHAVHPITAVQSEYSLWVRNPEIAVMETCRDLDIALVAFSPVGRGFLADPPFDPANMHEKDMRRFFPRFSDENYPGNLDLLDEARACAAEVGCTVAQLALAWLLAKGDHVLPIPGTTSSDHLKDNVAAADVTLDDDMVARLDAHFTPESAVGPRYNEQIQATVDTEQFEFETRSSQ; from the coding sequence ATGACCGCCACCAGACGCATCGGCGATAGTGATGTTTATCCCATTGGTCTTGGATGCATGAATTTGAGCCACGCCTACGGCGCGCCGACTGAACCGGCGGCGGCGTCGAGGCTGCTCAATGAAGCGCTGGATCTTGGGTGCAACTTCTTCGACACGGCGACGATCTATGGCGCGGGCGAGAACGAGAAACTCGTCGCCGCGTCGGTCGGCGAGCGGCGCAAGGACATCTTTCTGGCGAGCAAATGCGTGCTGGACGTCAGAGATGGCAAGCGCGTGCTGGATGGCCGGCCAGGCGCCATCAAGGCTGCGTGCGATGCCAGCCTGAAGCGGCTGAACACAGATGTTATCGATCTCTATTATATGCACCGGCCAGATCCGAACGTGCCGATCGAGGATTCGGTTGGCGCTCTGTCTGAACTGGTCGAGGCTGGAAAAATCCGGTTCGTTGGTCTCAGCGAAATGGGCCAGCGCCTGATCGAACGCGCCCACGCTGTGCATCCCATCACCGCTGTTCAGTCTGAATATTCGCTCTGGGTTCGCAATCCTGAGATTGCGGTGATGGAAACGTGCCGGGATCTGGATATTGCGCTTGTGGCGTTTTCACCGGTCGGTCGGGGCTTCCTCGCGGATCCACCTTTTGACCCGGCAAATATGCACGAGAAGGATATGCGGCGTTTCTTTCCGCGCTTCTCGGATGAGAATTATCCGGGCAATCTGGACCTGCTCGATGAAGCGCGCGCCTGCGCGGCAGAAGTTGGCTGCACCGTTGCACAGCTTGCTCTGGCGTGGCTGCTGGCAAAGGGCGATCATGTCCTTCCAATTCCCGGCACAACAAGCTCAGACCATCTGAAGGACAATGTGGCCGCTGCCGATGTCACGCTGGATGATGACATGGTCGCGCGCCTGGATGCCCATTTCACGCCTGAAAGCGCTGTTGGGCCTCGCTATAATGAACAGATACAGGCGACCGTCGACACCGAGCAGTTCGAGTTCGAGACCCGGTCATCGCAATGA
- a CDS encoding class I adenylate-forming enzyme family protein, with protein MAADSGAGWPALSIEQANLMLAAPGTPLAVAEGVIDGVEMRYYPEAPPTLRFLVEASAAHADRTFIVYEDERVTYDAHLRAVSHLAKTLKEKFGVEPGDRVAIVMRNYPQWPVAFFAALSIGAIATPMNSWWTGEELEYGLQNAGVKVAIVDPQIYERMRDHIGELPELEAIIIARETEEERNNPMVHNFEDIVGEANTWATLEPIGLPDVEIKPDDDATLMYTSGTTGRPKGALATHRAVISNFLNSMTCQARMFLRRGEQPPEPDPTEIRATLLAIPFFHATGSFAVLIPTLLKGDKIVSMYKWDAGKALPIIEEEKISTIGGVPAIAWQVLEHPDRDKYDLSSILAVSYGGAPSAPELVATIKKRFPEAQPGNGWGMTETSATATLNIGEDYVNRPTSAGAPPHAVQLKIIGPDGNELPAGEVGELWCKSPSNCKRYWNRPDATAETFRDGWVVTGDLARIDEEGFLFLVDRAKDMLIRGGENIYCIEVENALYDHPAVMDASVVGIPHKILGEEVGAVVQLKPGKTVSQDELRAHVASQIAAFKVPVEIQFQEEPLPRNANGKILKPQLRERFKARA; from the coding sequence ATGGCTGCAGATTCTGGTGCAGGCTGGCCCGCACTTTCCATTGAGCAGGCAAACTTGATGCTTGCCGCGCCGGGGACACCGCTTGCGGTGGCAGAAGGCGTCATTGATGGCGTCGAAATGCGGTATTATCCCGAAGCGCCGCCGACCCTCAGATTTCTTGTCGAAGCCTCTGCGGCCCATGCTGACCGCACCTTCATCGTCTATGAGGACGAGCGCGTCACTTATGACGCGCATCTGCGCGCTGTCAGCCATCTGGCGAAAACCCTGAAGGAAAAGTTTGGCGTTGAGCCAGGCGACCGGGTTGCCATCGTGATGCGCAATTACCCGCAATGGCCAGTGGCCTTCTTCGCGGCGCTGTCTATTGGCGCGATTGCGACTCCGATGAACTCGTGGTGGACGGGTGAAGAGCTGGAATACGGGCTTCAGAATGCGGGCGTGAAAGTCGCGATCGTCGACCCTCAAATCTATGAGCGTATGCGCGACCACATCGGTGAACTTCCTGAGCTGGAAGCCATCATCATCGCGCGCGAAACCGAAGAAGAGCGCAACAATCCCATGGTCCACAATTTCGAGGACATTGTGGGCGAGGCGAATACCTGGGCAACTCTTGAACCTATCGGGCTGCCGGATGTTGAGATCAAACCGGATGACGACGCCACATTGATGTACACCTCCGGCACCACGGGGCGTCCCAAAGGCGCGCTCGCGACCCATCGTGCGGTGATCTCCAACTTCCTGAACTCCATGACGTGTCAGGCCCGCATGTTCTTGCGGCGCGGTGAACAGCCACCAGAGCCTGATCCTACGGAAATCCGCGCCACGCTGCTTGCGATCCCGTTCTTTCACGCGACGGGCTCGTTTGCTGTCCTCATTCCGACACTGCTGAAGGGCGACAAGATCGTCTCGATGTACAAATGGGATGCAGGCAAGGCGCTTCCGATCATCGAAGAGGAGAAGATCTCCACGATTGGCGGTGTGCCGGCTATTGCCTGGCAGGTGCTCGAACACCCGGACCGCGACAAATATGATCTGTCGTCAATTCTTGCTGTGTCATATGGCGGGGCACCTTCCGCGCCTGAGCTGGTTGCCACGATCAAGAAGCGGTTTCCTGAAGCCCAGCCCGGCAATGGCTGGGGCATGACCGAAACATCGGCGACAGCCACGCTGAATATCGGTGAGGACTATGTGAACCGTCCGACGAGTGCTGGGGCGCCGCCGCATGCTGTGCAGCTCAAGATTATCGGCCCGGATGGCAATGAACTGCCAGCCGGAGAAGTCGGTGAGCTTTGGTGCAAGAGCCCATCTAATTGCAAGCGCTACTGGAACCGGCCGGACGCCACCGCGGAGACGTTCCGTGATGGCTGGGTCGTGACGGGTGATCTCGCGCGCATCGATGAGGAGGGCTTCCTCTTCCTCGTTGACCGGGCCAAGGACATGCTGATCCGCGGCGGCGAAAACATCTACTGCATCGAGGTGGAGAACGCACTCTATGACCATCCTGCTGTGATGGACGCCTCTGTCGTCGGCATCCCGCACAAGATCCTTGGTGAAGAAGTCGGTGCTGTGGTCCAGTTGAAGCCGGGTAAGACGGTCTCGCAAGACGAGCTACGCGCGCACGTCGCAAGCCAGATTGCGGCGTTCAAGGTGCCCGTCGAGATACAGTTCCAGGAAGAGCCTTTGCCGCGCAACGCCAATGGCAAGATTCTGAAGCCTCAGCTTCGAGAGCGGTTCAAGGCGCGCGCCTGA
- a CDS encoding tetratricopeptide repeat protein produces the protein MFRTVLMGTCLAIMIGACASSDSSPEDAPVTETADSTRYSLAIGTVNALERAGNEHVAIDRLTLLLGDPGMSDMEMAEVLYRRAELRLGEGNDVEGAITDLKEILSDYPGTPNADDASALLAEASQERDMLTGMLDGDAISPMERFEILFRLGRHQDAADIMLAGSLKPDMKYIRDMYQIGYLCDGDELAGPVYLIAEGTDDERALQFCDLYK, from the coding sequence ATGTTTAGAACTGTCCTGATGGGTACTTGTCTGGCGATCATGATAGGCGCGTGCGCCTCGTCAGACTCGTCGCCCGAAGACGCGCCGGTGACTGAGACGGCCGACTCCACCCGCTACAGCCTGGCCATCGGCACGGTGAACGCGCTTGAGCGGGCCGGGAATGAGCATGTCGCTATTGATCGGCTGACACTGCTCCTTGGTGATCCGGGCATGTCTGACATGGAAATGGCCGAAGTGCTCTACAGGCGCGCTGAGCTACGTCTTGGCGAAGGCAATGATGTCGAGGGGGCCATCACCGATCTGAAAGAGATCCTGTCTGATTATCCCGGCACGCCAAATGCGGATGATGCATCAGCACTTCTCGCCGAGGCCAGCCAGGAGCGCGACATGCTGACCGGCATGCTCGACGGCGATGCCATTAGCCCGATGGAACGGTTCGAGATACTCTTCCGTCTGGGGCGGCATCAGGACGCCGCAGACATCATGCTGGCCGGTTCTCTGAAGCCCGACATGAAGTATATTCGGGACATGTATCAGATCGGCTACCTCTGCGATGGAGATGAGCTTGCGGGCCCTGTCTATCTGATCGCTGAGGGCACAGACGACGAGCGCGCCTTGCAATTCTGCGACCTCTATAAGTAG